In Psychrobacter sp. JCM 18902, a single window of DNA contains:
- the gatC gene encoding Asp-tRNA(Asn)/Glu-tRNA(Gln) amidotransferase subunit GatC: MSQQPATSDSNVSREEILEVANLARLGVDESTADSYADDISKVLKLMNTLSNVDTTGIKPLANIHEACQELRADVAKHDINRARNQSVAPAVEDGLYLVPQVIE; this comes from the coding sequence ATGTCACAGCAACCAGCAACGTCTGACAGCAACGTCAGCCGTGAAGAAATCCTAGAAGTTGCCAACCTTGCACGTTTGGGTGTCGATGAAAGCACAGCCGATAGCTATGCCGACGATATTAGTAAAGTATTAAAACTGATGAATACGCTATCTAACGTGGATACCACAGGCATCAAACCCTTAGCAAACATTCATGAAGCTTGCCAAGAATTGCGGGCTGATGTGGCCAAACACGATATCAACCGCGCGCGCAATCAGTCAGTCGCCCCAGCTGTTGAAGATGGCTTATATTTGGTTCCACAAGTGATTGAATAA
- a CDS encoding Maf family protein, whose amino-acid sequence MDIILASGSPRRRELLERAQLEFSTLSVDVDETKHDDESPTDYIERMVATKAEAAIQQLASRLKTDKSCFSDSLIILTSDTIGVLADGQTVLVKPVDHEHAYSMWQQMSDNVHEVWTAVQATYVSLSSKAANSPTHEPVFQIINQQQITERTEVTFIALTAEMMSNYWESGEPADKAGGYGIQGLGAIWVSRINGSYTNVVGLPLPQTLALIKNVTDISVK is encoded by the coding sequence ATGGATATTATTTTAGCTTCTGGTTCGCCGCGCCGTCGTGAACTGTTAGAAAGAGCACAACTAGAATTTAGCACATTGAGTGTAGATGTCGATGAAACAAAGCATGATGATGAGTCACCCACAGACTATATCGAGCGCATGGTCGCCACTAAAGCTGAGGCTGCCATACAGCAACTAGCATCACGCTTGAAAACAGATAAAAGCTGTTTTTCTGACTCACTGATCATTCTAACGTCTGATACCATCGGTGTGCTGGCAGATGGTCAAACAGTGCTGGTCAAGCCAGTCGATCATGAGCACGCTTATAGCATGTGGCAACAGATGTCTGATAATGTCCATGAAGTATGGACAGCGGTTCAAGCAACTTATGTATCATTATCTTCTAAAGCGGCTAACAGCCCAACTCATGAGCCAGTATTTCAAATCATTAATCAGCAACAAATCACTGAGCGTACCGAAGTGACCTTTATAGCGCTCACTGCGGAGATGATGAGTAATTACTGGGAAAGTGGTGAGCCTGCTGATAAAGCGGGTGGTTATGGTATACAAGGTTTGGGTGCTATTTGGGTCAGCCGTATCAATGGTAGCTATACCAATGTCGTGGGTTTACCGCTTCCACAAACGCTGGCGTTAATTAAAAACGTCACAGATATTAGTGTCAAGTAA
- the mreC gene encoding rod shape-determining protein MreC — protein MTPSIFARQPLALRKTAIVLIAALILMWFDSKNSEWFNPVRSTSHAAMQPIYELSLLPSYAKHWAGGSLQSKEALRRENMQLKSQLIHAQAKLQQQDYILAQNARLQGILSTTKPEQFDLNLAQVIGTDTNLLRQIVVLNKGVQDGVQVGQTVIDEDGILGQIINVYPNTSRLLLITDEQQSVAVTVKRTGQRAIVTGQGIPTSLSLDYVFKTSDVRVGDELVSSGLGGRIPAGYRVGRIAHIKDTQADNFRSIEVTPAANFIDNAYVLVLQDKLVNKNNMTLNDR, from the coding sequence ATGACCCCAAGTATTTTTGCGCGCCAGCCGTTAGCACTTCGTAAGACTGCCATTGTATTAATAGCAGCTCTAATACTGATGTGGTTCGATAGCAAAAATTCAGAATGGTTTAATCCAGTACGTAGTACCAGTCACGCCGCGATGCAGCCTATTTATGAGCTATCACTGTTACCGAGTTATGCCAAGCATTGGGCAGGTGGCAGCTTACAGTCTAAAGAAGCGCTGCGCCGCGAAAACATGCAATTGAAGTCTCAGCTTATCCATGCGCAAGCCAAGTTGCAGCAGCAAGATTATATTTTGGCACAAAATGCGCGGCTGCAAGGTATTTTATCAACGACCAAGCCTGAACAATTTGATCTTAATTTGGCACAGGTAATCGGTACAGACACCAACTTACTCAGACAAATCGTGGTGCTCAATAAAGGCGTTCAAGACGGGGTTCAAGTTGGACAAACAGTGATTGATGAGGACGGTATTTTAGGGCAGATTATTAATGTCTATCCCAATACCAGTCGCCTACTATTGATTACTGATGAGCAGCAATCGGTTGCAGTTACAGTCAAGCGCACAGGTCAACGCGCCATCGTGACAGGGCAAGGTATACCAACCTCATTAAGCCTTGATTATGTGTTCAAAACCTCAGACGTGCGTGTGGGTGATGAGTTGGTGTCATCAGGATTGGGTGGGCGTATTCCAGCAGGGTATCGTGTCGGCCGTATCGCCCATATTAAAGATACTCAAGCCGATAACTTTAGAAGTATAGAAGTGACCCCAGCGGCGAACTTTATCGATAATGCGTATGTATTAGTCTTGCAAGATAAGCTGGTGAATAAAAATAATATGACTCTCAATGACCGTTAA
- the mreD gene encoding rod shape-determining protein MreD, whose product MSYPDSENATVLLIATIILSFVIASSLNVYPLSPSMATLRPMVMIMVLIFWLLFQPRYVGIFTAFTIGLIADLLMDTHLGQQAFAAVAVAFFIKITSIYIRQLNTISAWLLASLGLVVFQLCLWILQMFIQNVFVAQSALSLLMSIISWPLVLLALRKFAS is encoded by the coding sequence ATGTCGTATCCTGATTCTGAGAATGCAACGGTACTACTGATTGCTACCATCATTCTAAGTTTTGTTATTGCGTCATCGCTCAATGTATATCCGTTAAGTCCTAGTATGGCTACCTTACGCCCTATGGTCATGATCATGGTGCTGATTTTTTGGTTGTTATTTCAGCCACGCTATGTTGGTATTTTTACAGCATTTACCATCGGTCTCATTGCTGACTTACTCATGGATACCCATTTGGGACAGCAAGCCTTTGCCGCCGTGGCAGTCGCCTTCTTCATAAAAATAACCAGTATTTATATTAGGCAACTAAATACCATCAGTGCATGGTTATTAGCGAGCTTAGGATTGGTTGTTTTTCAATTATGTTTATGGATATTGCAGATGTTTATCCAGAATGTCTTTGTCGCACAATCTGCCTTATCACTGTTGATGAGTATCATCAGCTGGCCATTGGTACTACTGGCTTTGCGTAAATTTGCGTCATAA
- a CDS encoding rod shape-determining protein yields the protein MNLFGFLSNNIAIDLGTANTLIFIPNKGVVLDEPTVVALRSNRTQNPTVAAVGIDAKQMLGRTPANITAIRPLKDGVIADFEVTQKMLKHFITKVKAKRFMAQPNVVVCVPCKSTLVERKAIREAVSSAGASKVLLLEEPMAAAIGAGLPVHEASGSMVVDIGGGTTEIAVIALSGCVYAESIRIGGDMFDDAIITHVRRTHGCVIGETTAERIKHEVGSALNEDSQLEVEVRGRSMAEGVPKTFTVNSEEVQKALSDPLSGIVSAVKAALEQTPPELSSDIAERGIVLTGGGALLRDLDKLISRETGLPVTVAEDPLTCVSRGGGIALDFINNKSLNMIFV from the coding sequence ATGAACCTGTTTGGATTTTTATCAAATAATATCGCTATCGACCTCGGTACTGCGAACACTCTCATTTTTATTCCTAATAAAGGCGTCGTACTTGACGAGCCTACGGTGGTTGCGTTACGAAGTAATCGTACCCAAAACCCTACCGTTGCGGCTGTTGGTATTGATGCCAAGCAGATGCTTGGTCGTACACCTGCTAACATTACAGCGATTCGCCCATTAAAAGACGGCGTGATTGCTGACTTTGAAGTGACGCAAAAAATGCTCAAGCATTTCATAACGAAGGTAAAAGCCAAGCGTTTTATGGCGCAGCCTAACGTGGTGGTTTGTGTGCCTTGTAAGTCTACTCTGGTTGAGCGTAAAGCGATTCGTGAAGCGGTATCTTCAGCAGGTGCGAGTAAAGTACTATTGTTAGAAGAGCCAATGGCAGCTGCCATCGGTGCTGGCTTGCCAGTTCATGAGGCCAGCGGTTCGATGGTGGTTGATATTGGTGGCGGCACGACGGAGATTGCCGTTATCGCTTTATCTGGTTGCGTTTATGCTGAGTCGATTCGTATCGGTGGCGATATGTTTGATGACGCGATTATCACCCACGTACGCCGTACCCATGGTTGCGTGATTGGTGAGACGACAGCTGAGCGTATTAAGCACGAAGTTGGCTCTGCTTTGAATGAAGACAGTCAGCTAGAAGTCGAAGTTCGCGGTCGTAGCATGGCAGAAGGCGTGCCAAAAACCTTTACTGTTAATTCAGAAGAAGTACAAAAAGCCCTGAGTGATCCGCTGAGCGGCATCGTTAGCGCGGTAAAAGCGGCACTTGAACAGACGCCACCTGAGCTGTCATCAGACATCGCAGAGCGTGGTATTGTCTTGACGGGCGGCGGTGCGCTATTACGTGATTTGGACAAATTAATTTCAAGAGAGACAGGTCTACCTGTGACCGTTGCCGAAGATCCGCTGACTTGTGTTAGCCGCGGCGGTGGTATTGCGCTTGACTTTATCAATAACAAAAGCTTGAACATGATTTTTGTTTAG
- the gatB gene encoding Asp-tRNA(Asn)/Glu-tRNA(Gln) amidotransferase subunit GatB, translating into MSTATTDNNAVREHAVRKELFVDGYEVVIGIEIHCQLNTESKIFSSAPTDFGHEPNSQASIVDLGLPGVLPVLNAGVVDRALKFGIGVNAELGLFNTFDRKNYFYPDLPKGYQITQMANPIVGEGYIDVVVNEGDKNEYPKRMGITRAHLEEDAGKSVHDAVDGMTGVDLNRAGTPLIEIVSEPDMRSAHEALAYIKAIHQLVTWLGISDAVMAEGSFRCDCNVSIRKPGAELGTRTELKNLNSFRFIERAINREIERQIDILEDGGKVLQATMLYDPERDETRVMRTKEDANDYRYFPDPDLLPVRIEQHTVDSIRAAMPELPVARRARFEKALGLSEYDARILTGSRQIADYFEAVVAEVGQADAKMAGNWVMGDLLGAINKDDKEITDSPISAKQLAGMLARIKDDTLSGKLAKKVFSALYEREGGDADDAADKIIEEKGLKQETDTGAIKAIVEDVIAKNQAMVEEYRGGKEKAFNGLVGQVMKASRGSANPQQVNQILKELLG; encoded by the coding sequence ATGAGTACAGCTACTACTGATAACAATGCCGTGCGCGAGCATGCCGTGCGTAAAGAGCTATTCGTCGATGGTTATGAAGTGGTCATCGGCATTGAGATTCACTGCCAGCTAAATACGGAAAGTAAAATATTCTCAAGTGCGCCGACTGACTTTGGTCATGAGCCAAACAGCCAAGCCAGTATCGTCGATTTGGGTCTGCCTGGTGTCTTGCCAGTGCTAAATGCTGGCGTGGTCGATCGTGCGCTAAAATTCGGTATCGGCGTCAACGCTGAGTTGGGTCTATTTAATACGTTTGACCGTAAAAACTACTTCTATCCAGATTTGCCTAAAGGCTATCAAATCACTCAGATGGCAAACCCTATCGTGGGTGAAGGCTATATCGATGTCGTGGTCAATGAAGGGGATAAGAACGAATATCCGAAACGTATGGGCATCACCCGCGCGCATTTAGAAGAAGATGCGGGTAAATCAGTCCACGATGCCGTCGATGGTATGACTGGTGTGGATTTGAACCGTGCTGGTACGCCATTAATCGAAATCGTCTCTGAGCCTGATATGCGCTCGGCTCATGAAGCACTTGCCTATATCAAAGCCATTCATCAGCTGGTCACGTGGCTTGGTATTTCAGACGCAGTGATGGCAGAAGGCTCATTCCGCTGTGATTGTAACGTCTCTATCCGTAAGCCTGGTGCTGAATTGGGTACGCGTACTGAGCTAAAAAACCTCAACTCGTTCCGCTTTATTGAGCGTGCCATCAATCGTGAAATCGAGCGTCAAATTGATATTTTAGAGGACGGTGGCAAAGTACTGCAGGCAACGATGCTTTATGATCCAGAGCGCGACGAAACTCGTGTGATGCGTACCAAAGAAGACGCCAACGATTATCGTTACTTCCCTGATCCTGACTTGCTGCCTGTGCGTATCGAACAGCATACGGTTGATAGCATTCGTGCAGCAATGCCTGAGCTACCAGTTGCTCGTCGTGCGCGTTTTGAAAAAGCGCTTGGTCTATCAGAATATGATGCTCGTATCTTGACTGGTAGTCGTCAAATTGCTGATTACTTTGAAGCTGTGGTCGCAGAAGTTGGGCAAGCAGATGCCAAAATGGCTGGCAACTGGGTCATGGGTGATTTGCTTGGTGCGATAAATAAAGACGATAAAGAAATCACTGACTCCCCTATCAGCGCCAAGCAATTAGCTGGTATGCTAGCCCGAATTAAAGACGATACGCTATCTGGCAAATTGGCGAAGAAAGTCTTTAGCGCCCTATACGAGCGCGAAGGCGGCGATGCTGATGACGCAGCTGATAAAATCATCGAAGAAAAAGGCCTTAAGCAAGAAACCGATACGGGCGCTATTAAAGCCATCGTTGAAGACGTCATTGCAAAAAACCAAGCGATGGTCGAAGAATATCGTGGCGGTAAAGAAAAAGCTTTTAACGGTCTGGTCGGTCAAGTCATGAAAGCCAGCCGTGGTAGTGCGAACCCGCAGCAAGTCAACCAAATCCTAAAAGAGCTACTCGGTTAA
- a CDS encoding Rne/Rng family ribonuclease produces MSEELLINISPMESRVAVLDNGILGEIYIERHHKLGLVGNIYLGTVVRVLPGMQAAFVDIGQSRTAFLHVNDMQREPRPVAENKSKAADNSDKNSDSNIEDAVVENSTDNLAVTPPVISIQNTEVIPVSKTLIQHRLHESQRILVQVTKDQLGSKGARLTTNISLPSRYLVYLPSSEHIGISQRIDGEEERTRLKTELSSLMQTVNLKGGLIARTAAERVPVDKLEEDIYYLLQLWRTICARRQEMKQHQSSELIYQELSLPLRSIRDLVHADTEKVIIDNAQIYEQVRSFAKEFVPFVYDRIVHYTAEPSLFDVHRVEDDLRDALKRRVDLKSGGYLIIDQTEAMTTIDVNTGSFVGGRSLEDTVYKTNLEATHAIARQLRLRNLGGIIILDFIDMLEQQHKDDVLESLQSQLVQDYAKTKITQVSELGLVEMTRKRTRESLGQQLCEPCSTCQGRGFVKTAETVCFEIFREIMRCARTYNSPKKFTVVAHAAVIDLLLTSESDTVADLEYLLGRVITFDVENLYTQEQYDIVLD; encoded by the coding sequence ATGTCCGAAGAGCTGCTGATTAATATTAGTCCAATGGAATCCCGTGTCGCAGTCTTAGACAATGGCATCTTGGGCGAAATTTATATTGAACGTCATCATAAATTGGGTCTGGTCGGCAATATCTATCTGGGTACAGTCGTACGCGTTTTACCTGGTATGCAGGCAGCATTCGTTGATATCGGGCAGTCGCGGACAGCATTTTTACATGTCAATGATATGCAGCGTGAGCCGCGTCCAGTAGCAGAAAATAAAAGTAAAGCGGCTGACAATAGCGATAAAAACTCGGATAGCAATATAGAAGATGCTGTGGTAGAAAATAGTACTGATAACTTGGCTGTCACGCCACCAGTGATTAGTATACAAAATACCGAAGTCATCCCTGTTTCTAAAACGTTGATTCAACATCGCTTGCATGAAAGCCAACGTATTTTAGTGCAAGTGACCAAAGATCAGTTGGGCAGTAAAGGCGCTCGCTTGACCACCAATATATCCTTGCCATCTCGCTATTTAGTGTATCTGCCCTCAAGCGAACACATTGGTATCTCTCAGCGCATTGATGGCGAAGAAGAGCGCACTCGTCTGAAGACTGAGCTTAGTAGCCTGATGCAAACGGTCAATCTAAAAGGCGGTCTCATCGCTCGTACCGCCGCTGAACGTGTCCCTGTCGATAAGCTTGAAGAAGACATTTATTATCTATTGCAGCTGTGGCGTACTATCTGCGCGCGTCGCCAAGAGATGAAACAACATCAAAGTTCTGAGCTTATTTATCAAGAGCTATCATTACCGCTGCGATCTATCCGTGATTTGGTACACGCGGATACCGAAAAAGTCATCATTGATAATGCACAAATTTATGAACAAGTCAGATCCTTTGCCAAAGAGTTTGTACCTTTTGTGTATGACCGCATTGTCCATTATACCGCTGAGCCATCTTTGTTTGATGTCCATCGCGTCGAAGATGATTTGCGTGATGCTTTAAAACGTCGCGTAGATTTAAAATCAGGTGGCTATCTCATTATCGACCAAACAGAAGCGATGACCACGATCGATGTCAATACGGGATCATTCGTAGGCGGGCGTTCGTTAGAAGATACGGTTTATAAAACCAATCTTGAGGCAACTCATGCAATCGCCCGTCAGCTGCGTTTGCGTAATCTAGGTGGTATTATCATCCTAGACTTTATTGACATGCTTGAACAGCAGCATAAAGATGATGTGTTAGAGAGCCTGCAATCACAGCTAGTACAAGACTATGCCAAAACTAAGATTACTCAGGTCAGTGAGCTTGGGTTAGTAGAGATGACGCGTAAACGTACGCGTGAGTCGCTCGGACAGCAGCTATGTGAGCCGTGCTCGACCTGTCAAGGACGCGGCTTTGTTAAAACGGCTGAGACAGTGTGCTTTGAGATATTCCGTGAAATCATGCGTTGTGCTCGTACTTATAACTCTCCCAAGAAGTTTACGGTCGTTGCCCATGCCGCAGTCATTGATTTACTTCTCACTTCAGAGTCAGACACAGTGGCAGATTTAGAGTATTTACTTGGTAGGGTGATTACCTTTGATGTCGAAAATCTCTATACTCAAGAGCAATATGACATTGTTTTGGATTAA
- the gatA gene encoding Asp-tRNA(Asn)/Glu-tRNA(Gln) amidotransferase subunit GatA translates to MSELHLLSTQQLITGLQDKQFSSLELTEHYIKRIDALDSKINSFITHTSETARAQAKAADEMRAQGDQRPLLGVPMAHKDIFCTQGVLTTCGSKMLHNFVSPYDATIVSNIDKAGMISLGKLNMDEFAMGSDNSSSYYGTVQNPWNLERVPGGSSGGSAAAVAAGFVPVATGSDTGGSIRQPASFCGLTGIKPTYGRVSRFGMIAYASSLDQAGSMGRSAKDCAYLLQPMIGHDPRDATSIKYDMPDYVQDINDAEAAAGDKPFAGLRIGVAKEYFSAGLDAEVETAVRAALKKYEELGATIVEVNITDPEITLATYYMLAPAEASSNLSRFDGVRFGYRCENPTDLLDLYTRSRSEGFGPEVQRRILTGTYALSAGYFDAYYTKAQKIRRLIVKDFDEAFASCDVIASPTAPTAAYKLTDNLDPATMYLGDVYTIAVNLAGLPALSQPVGLTSEGLPIGLQLIGKHWQESQLLTTAHLFQQHTDHHLQHSAIAKETV, encoded by the coding sequence ATGTCAGAACTTCATTTATTAAGTACCCAGCAGCTTATTACGGGCTTGCAAGACAAACAATTTAGCAGCCTTGAGCTGACAGAACACTACATCAAACGTATAGACGCGCTAGACAGCAAGATTAACAGTTTTATCACTCATACTTCTGAGACAGCACGCGCGCAAGCAAAGGCAGCAGACGAGATGCGCGCACAGGGCGATCAACGTCCATTACTTGGCGTACCGATGGCGCACAAAGATATCTTTTGTACCCAAGGTGTACTGACGACTTGTGGCTCTAAGATGCTGCATAACTTCGTCTCGCCTTATGACGCTACCATCGTCTCTAATATCGACAAAGCAGGCATGATTAGTTTAGGCAAGCTCAATATGGATGAGTTTGCGATGGGCTCAGACAACAGTAGCTCTTACTATGGCACTGTGCAGAACCCTTGGAACCTAGAGCGCGTCCCTGGTGGTTCATCAGGTGGTAGTGCTGCTGCTGTTGCTGCTGGCTTTGTCCCAGTTGCTACAGGTAGTGATACTGGTGGCTCTATTCGTCAGCCTGCCTCATTCTGCGGCTTAACGGGTATCAAGCCAACCTATGGTCGCGTCTCTCGCTTTGGTATGATTGCCTATGCCTCAAGCCTTGACCAAGCGGGTAGCATGGGACGCAGCGCTAAAGATTGTGCCTATCTGCTACAGCCAATGATTGGTCACGATCCACGCGATGCGACTTCTATCAAATACGATATGCCTGACTACGTACAAGACATTAATGATGCTGAAGCCGCGGCTGGTGATAAACCATTTGCTGGCTTGCGTATCGGTGTGGCCAAAGAATACTTTAGTGCTGGATTAGACGCTGAGGTAGAAACGGCCGTACGTGCTGCTCTGAAAAAATATGAAGAGCTGGGTGCGACGATTGTGGAGGTGAATATCACTGATCCTGAGATTACCCTTGCCACTTACTACATGCTAGCCCCTGCCGAAGCATCATCAAACCTGTCACGCTTCGATGGTGTACGCTTTGGCTATCGCTGTGAGAATCCAACCGATCTGCTCGATCTATACACGCGTTCACGCTCTGAAGGCTTTGGTCCTGAAGTACAGCGCCGTATCTTGACCGGCACTTATGCACTTTCGGCAGGTTACTTTGATGCGTACTATACCAAAGCCCAAAAAATCCGCCGCTTAATCGTCAAAGACTTCGATGAAGCCTTTGCTAGCTGTGATGTGATTGCTAGCCCAACAGCACCAACCGCTGCTTACAAGCTTACTGACAACCTTGACCCTGCGACGATGTACTTGGGTGACGTTTATACCATCGCGGTCAACTTAGCTGGTCTGCCCGCGCTTAGCCAACCTGTTGGTCTAACATCAGAAGGTTTGCCTATTGGCTTACAATTAATCGGTAAGCATTGGCAAGAGAGCCAATTGCTCACAACTGCTCATTTATTCCAGCAGCATACCGACCATCATCTACAACACTCTGCCATCGCAAAGGAGACGGTATAA